The Tripterygium wilfordii isolate XIE 37 chromosome 1, ASM1340144v1, whole genome shotgun sequence sequence AACAttcaatcaatctcatttttttcaaatggtggGGGTTTGATCATTAAACATCCTCAAAGCGTCAATTTATCCGATGTTTGAATGTTTGAGATGGAGATGTGAGCTTCTTGACACAAATATagggctttttttttaaaaaaaattaccgtATCAAATATGTTTCACATTAGAATCGTAAATTGGGTATACATATGTCTAATCTAATCGATTGTTAATCGAGTCACCTCTTGTTGAGAAATATTCTTCACATTAGAATCGAACTTTAGACACAAATGCAtaattcaattaattgtcaatcgAGTCACCTCCTGGTGGTGACACAAATATAGGTCGGAGAAAAGAGATTGAATAAAATGAAATAGATACCAATCTAGAATGGGAATTAATAATATATGAAGCTTAAAGGAAATATTGGATTCTCATCAAATCATTGCTTGGTCGACTGAGGAATAATACACAAATAAGCACCAAAACACAAATGAAGAAATGAGCAGGACTCCTACCATCCAAATGAAAAAACCATGAACGAAGAGACTCTATCGAACATCTTAAAAATAATTGCTGGTCCCAACAGTGTGTCTACTCTTCCCATCGTTTAATAATACATGCTTCATAGGCATGACTGCCAAGGATCTATGAAAACTCTCATACCTCAACACCCCAATAAAAAAACAGAATCTTGCATGACGCGCGTTTCAATAAGAACTTTCACAGCAAGAAAGCAAAATTCTTCGTGAAATGCATAAAATTTGCTCTTACTGCTCTTGCATTGGCAACTTATGAGATTAGAGAAATGGGTTGGCATATGTTCCTTCCAGAAGCTCTAGGGTCCTCAACTATGTATCTTCGAAAATTTTCTGCTAAGAAGAGCAGTAATAAATCCTTGTAGCCACTTGAGAAGTATGTTCAGTCATTAAACAGTCACTCGAGTTTGAAATGCAGTACATGCCAGTTGACAGTCTCAAACACCCATGAGTGCCTGCATGTACTTTGCTGCAAAGAATTTGACAGACTAAATTCAAAAATTACTCCGCCAATtgggattttattttttcctctccTGGATTAGCAATCTTGAAATGAGGCTTGGAAGGAAAGACAAACACAGTAGAAGAAACATCAGAGGGCTGAAATCCGGCTGAATACCTCACTGATGTCAACGAAACTTTTGGCAACTGTTGCAACCCAGAGGCAAGTGGCACAGTCTTGTAACTAAGGATTCGCTCAGATTTCGGAAGAACAAATGTGGTGTCATTGTGAGAACCAGATAAAACAGAACTCTGTGTATCTGCCAATGAAAACTTGACCTCTTGAAGCAACTGCGTTTGATTCCGAATTTTAATTAAGTACGTGAATGGATCTCCAAGAACGGCATAAGGAGGACACTCGAAACTCACAATAATTGGAGATAGCTCCACATTTACATCAGGGAGTTCATGTTTAGTCACAACCGAATCCTCTGGGGCTGTAGAACAAGATTGACCTCCAAGACCTGAGCTCCTCCTCCATTTTAAATCAACCATGCCCAATCTAAGCTTTGATGATTTAACCTCAGGTTTGAGAACAAAAACCTTCTTAAAATCTTCCCCAGGCACAAGAAGAGCAGGGAGCCAGTCTTGAGCTCCATCTTGTAAGGAGCATGACTTTTCAATGCCATCATCATTCTTTTCAATAGACATGGATTCAATCTGCAATGGCACCCCACAACAGTTCTTAGCACAAACGACAAGTATACTAGTTTCATTCAGGGGAAGTGATGCCAATTGATCAGAATCAAGGCCTGGATTGATTCTTGAGAGCAACAAGGGATTCTGGCGAAACGGATGCATAAAATGCTGGCTGATTAAAACAGGAGTCTTTCCTTCAATTTGTAAGTTCTTGTGGACATGGACTTTTTGTGAAGTCAATTCACCAGTATGCGGTGAATACCCCAATGATACAAAAAGCATAACTGGTTTTGGACGGTGCCACTTGATTTCCAGTTTGCAAGACCATGACTCACCATCTTTCATGCTTGGAACAGAAACCAAGCCAAAAGATTGCTGAATTTTCTTTATCTTATCAAAACCCAATTGCGATTCGTCTTCTCCTTCTGATCCACTAATGCCCAGAAGCTCAACATGATGACTGTCCATAGAGGCCGCTTCTGTTTCCCTGGGGCTAAACAGGCCTCCTCCTCTCACATCCACCAAATTGATTTTCAACTCACCAGAGTGGACAGCATGACCTCTGGAGACCACAGAAACTGGAACTGAGAAGCATTCTCCAACTAAAGCAGGCCCTGAAGCTCCTAAAATAAGATCCACTTGTGGGTCTGCTTCTTCAACCTGGGCAGCCTTCTGGCCATAGAATGCCAGAGCACGATCCTTAGTTGGAAACGTATCCACACGGTCTTCAAATTTCCAAAGTGGTAAATCATCCATTGAAGCGGGACTTTCAGCTCTGCAACCGATTGTGAGATGGGGTCCCACTTTGGCAGTCACAGATAGGCATTCAAGTTTTCCGCTACATTCTGAACAAACCGAACATTTATCTTAGATGACAacgaaaacaagaaaagctatCACCATCATAAATTTTAAAAGCCAAGCAGGGTACTACCTAAGTTTTCAACAACTAAGGAATGCCTTTGCCCCCAGTCTGGAAACCATACCACATTCCAGCAGGCTATTGCCATCATAAATTTCAAAAGCCAAGCATGGTATTACCTAAGTTTTCAACAACTAAGGAATGCCTTTGCCACCAGTTTGGAAACCATACCACATTCCAGCCCCATGGAACATGTTTAAATGGGTGTATGAACATGCCAGAGATAAAATGTGTGTGGAAGTCAACATGTGAGAATGCATATAAGATCATGCAAAGGTGAGAGAATGGGCCTgtatgagtatatatatatgatgatatgTGTGCATGTGCACAAGAAAGAGCAAgagacaaaagaaaagggacCTACACAggttaaataaatataaatactaGACTTAATAAACAACTTGCTAAAAGTAACAGTGAACACAGGCAATATACATGCCCAACCAAAAGCCCAATGGTTGCTACAAACCACCCAAGTCCAATACAATACATAaccacatcatcatcaatattaaAGCCTTCAATCCCAAAAATTTCAGGTCGGTCACAGACACACAGCACATGAATCCATAAGACATATTAGTTGGAATCTGTTACATGTATTTTCCTTTGCCATtggttttggaatttggatcaAAACCTACCCTCTACACTAATCCTACAGAGTTCACGTCCTTTCTTATTGCTTCTCTAAGCCTTACTTTCTATTATATCTCGCACTTGAATTTTCTCAACTCTTAGCACCGGTTACCAACATCTTTTCATTGTGTATGCCCCAAATCTATCTTACATGATTATCTTGCATCTTATCTTCAATGCTACCCTTAGATAAAATAGTCTTGTTTTTTATCCTATTATCCCTCATGTTGTCTGACATAACTCAGAATGAAAGGTTTATACAAGAATCCAGTAGAAGTATGGTCACTATCTTTGTAGTGCCATATCAATGTTCACACATGAGACAACAGGAAGAGAGCAAGTAAAATAAATACTTTGATGCATATCATGCTTCGTTAGGACTCTCTTTAGAGAAGTCTCAAGCACTTAAACcacttatttttgaaaagaggaCATTTGTGGCACTTATCTTATCGGTAGACACCATAAAAAAAAGCTTTAAAATTCAGGTAGAGTTCTCCGTTAGGTTGACTCAATAGCTAGATTAATAGCCTTTGGTAAATTAAGAATGCAAGTCAACAGGAAGAATTTGCTATTAACTAGTTAGAAAACATCCAGGTAAAACAGTCTAATATTAGCGTTGGCTCTATGTGCTCCAGAATGCATAGAAAAACATGGAAGAAGGCATAATTGATAAACTGACTGACCAGATTTTACTGCATACGTCAACCGTAGCCATTTATTGGTGGTGAGCACCAGAGATGCAGCATGCTCGACACGGAAACCCTGTTGATCTTTAGACAGTGCAGGTAGTGGAGGCTTTTGAGGATTTATGATGATGAAGTTACAGTTCGATTGATTAAACTGGACTTCTATTTGGTCAATCTCCACGTCAAGAGGCAATTGTGATAAAAGTGAGAATGTAACTGATGTCGCTACACCTGGCTTAATTATTTGATGATGAAAGGCAACTGAAGCAAGAAGTACCAATCTTAAGGGACTGACAAGATCAATCTCAAGATGGATTGGGTTATCTCCAGTTAATTTTAGATCGTCATATTCTTCAATGGGTGCCGACCCTATTTCTCCAGTGACTAGCCCAAAAATTTCCTTGTGTATGCTCTCTCTCTGGTGGAGACTTGCAGGACCGGCTGGACCACATTCTTTAGAAATAAATGATTGAGTACTGGTTTCAGATGCAACTGGCAAAGCAGCCATTTCCAGCGAATACTCTATGAAGTCTTTTATCGCAGCCTGTTTCCTTGAGCACTCTCGCAGGTAACCCAGGACCTCCCACAAGAAAGTGACCCACCCCTCTTTTCTGTAAAGAGTAGCGACCGTATCAAATATTTGTTTAGCGTCACAAAAATTACCCACAGAGAAATATTCCCTGGCCATCTGCAATCCACAAAGAGAAGCCATCCTCTGAGCATTGAGGTTACTGAATAATTCATAGGACTTCTTTAGAAGAGCAACAATTTCGAATGAATCTTGAAATCTTTTCCCTTCTGCAACAGCATAACGGATGTACTCTTCGTCAGTAAGACTGCAAACCCGATGACAAGAACCCATTATTAGAAAAGAAGATAAGACAAAGTTCCCATAGTATTTAGGTATCAATTTATCAAGACTTACGGTTGTGTGGCAATTGAATTGTCGTGTTCAAGTAATCGAGCAAACTGGCCAATATAAACTGACGGTACCACTGAATCAACACTACTATCAGCCTCATCACCAAAGTCTGACATAGTAATTGAAAGTTCTAAAGCTAATCTCTTCTCCTTCATGTAGTGAGCAGCCAACTGTTTTGAGATGAAATGTTATATTAAAATTCAGTAAAAATTACGACACAACTGATCATTAGGTGTTCATTTGTCagagaaaaataataaagttaTGAAAAAAAGTCAGCATGTCATGGTTCATACAATCTATGGAATAACAGATATATCTTAAACAAATAATCTGGAAGGTCTTGTATGTCCTCGACTCccacccactgcgggagccttgtgtatGGGTGTTGTTTACTTTATACCCTCTGCTGCTATCTCTTAATTTGATTTCATTCCTCCCATCTTTCTAATTAACAAAAGACCGAATAACTCACTTAGTGTATACAATACAGCACCGTCGAGGGCGGTCTAATTAAATTTAGTAACAAAAGTTCAAGACAATAAGGGTAAGAGGCAAATAACCTGATAATAATAGGCAGGATAAAATTCCCACTCCGTAAGGGGTCTATCTGCATTGCCAAAAACCAGAGTAGAACTGCTTTGAATGGCTCCAGAGCTAGTCTCAAGCAGCTCTGCAAATACCAGAAATTGTTTGCTCATCCATTCCCAGTGAAGAAAAATGGCTTCTGGTGCTCCTACAAGCCTTTTATAAGCAGTGTTGTGCTGGCGGAACCATGTAACTGCTTCTATAACCTTTCCACTGTGCAACATCAAAGTTGCTATTTTGAAATGCAGTAGCTCCGCTACAGTTTTTATCTCAACTAAGCGTTGGGTTGCAGGTAACCTTGTTGATGTTCCAATCATCTGCCAACAAGAATGAGTTGCATTGATGTAGAGAATGAGTGACATCCGAAAATAACATAGAATAGATGTGGAGCAACTTTCAAACAAATTCTGACAAGGGTAATGACTATTGACCTTAAGGCTTAAACACCTATTTCTTATAATCTCAACAGGAAAAAGAGGTTCATTCTCTATCACATTATGCAAACAATATAGCTTTGTTGAAAAGTTAAGGTCACTCATTTCCCTATCACATGATGTAGAGAATGAGTGACATCCGAAACTAACATAGAATAGATGTGGAGCAACTTTTCAACAAATTCTGGCAAGGGTAATGACTATTGACCTTAAACCCCTATTTCTTATAATCTCAAGAGGAAAAAGAGGTTCATTCTCTATCACATTATGCAAACAAGATAGTTTTGTTTTAGGGGTCCCCAGATAAGTATTCAAGGGAGAAAAATTCCTAACTACTACTTGAGATAGGCAAAtgataatacaaataaattactGAAAAGCACGAGTAAAATAAAGTAAAGTACCTCCCGCAGTATGCGGTAGGCCTCCTCATAAAATCTCACAGCTTCAACCCAGTCTCTTCCGAATTCTGCATATACAGCAACCTAGCAATTCATTTAACATACAAGGTAGGTCGTGAGAGCACTATAAACAAAGCTCAAAGGATCTAATGGAAAGTTCTTCACTACTACTACAAGTTCTAAATTCACATAGAACAAATCGAAGTTGAGACCTTAAAGCAGTAGCGAACATTAAACTCGACGGAACCAAAGGCCTTTTTTTCGAGGCGGGTCTTGATCCTTCGACCTTCATCTCTGTAATAGGCAGTAGCCAATTCAGCAAAGGAGGTGGAGACCCTATCAAGAGATTGTTGAAGTTGGAAAGAATCATCCAAATCAAGGGATAATATGAGGACATGCTTCGGATCCAGTTCAGCACGCTTTTGAAGAGCAATCATACGATCTTCGCTAATACTGTTGTCATCTGCATCCAATTCCGCAACTCATttacaggaagaaaaaaaaatggaaagcgAGTTAAGGTAAAAATAGAGTAGATATGCGTGAGCTACCTTTGGAAGACTGAACGACAagaagaagcaatttgatgttCTTAGGACGAAGCAGGGACTTGAGATTTTCGATTTGGCTGCAGACGTCGAGCCACTGAGAGGGATCGGCGGAGAGCTGATGATAAGAGAAGAGAGCGGCAACGACGGCCGGAACTTTGAAGCGGTGCTTGAGCAGCCAATCCCTCTTCAAGATCCCGCCGGGAATTGAttccttgttgttgttgttgttatcaGAAGAAGAGAGTAGAAGATTGATCTTGGAGAAATCGGGCAAGGCCAAGGTGTTGATAGGTGGCTGGAGGGAGGCGAAGTGGGTGGTGATGCTATGGTGGTGCTCTGGGCAACCCACAAGCGCCACCAGAGTCACCGGAGGACTCCTCCACTCCTCCGGGTATTCTTCCATTCCACCGGTTTCGTCTACTCCTCTGCGCTCTCCGGGGAATTTCTTCAATGAAATACGTATTGGGATCCCATCTAGGAGTGGCAAAAGGGTCCGGATGACCCAATTTGTCCCATATCATATGACTGAAATAAGAGTCTagacacaaaatttttgttctaTTTAAAAGTGAGTCAATGGTCAAGTAGAgaagtttggtttggtttgcttCTCTAGATGTTAACTCGGATTAGATTATTATTCAGATTTAAACTAATtcgggtttgatcaattaattacgtccgaaatccaattcAGATTAGGATCTAGACATATAAGTATTTCGTAGACATATGTTATTGTTCGACCTAGAATCGATTTTTTGACCTCTAATCACATCACTTCAAATATTTGAAACTCATGACGTGCAAATCTGGTTGGCTTGCTGACATCTCAGATTGATCCAAACTAAGTTAATGACGGTCCTGTTGGTGAGAAAATTGAATGCAATTGGCCCGAGTGGCTTGGTGGAGAAAATTTACTAGTCACTGAAGTTAGCTATTCATATATGTGACCTCTACTCCAGCCTCATACCAAGGATGCCCCCATAGTTAGATCCTTCACAAGAAAAAGTCAAGGAAAGAATTCAATAGATGTGTGGTGGttctaagaaaaaaatttgtgatatAGAAAATAAATTCTTCTTGATGTTAGGGACACACAAAACATTATTCAACTGAAAAGTAGTGTTATAGGATTTAAGAATAGTGGAACTAATATGAATGATAGGAACACTATTACCATCGCAAACTGTGATGTCCTCAATACCACTATATTCTGAGTAAATGGGGAGGTTTTGCAAGTCTGAAGTGATGTGGTGAGAAGCTCAGGAATCCAGAAGCCAGTCTTGTTGATTTCCAGAGGTGTTGTGTGCAGTGAATTGGCTTGTGGCCAGTTGGATGGTGATGGTCGTGAGCGGCAAAATTTTGCAACTTGGTCAGCTTTGTCACACAGTTGACAAACTGGCCGTGGTGGAATCCCATTGACATGGTGCCTCCAATTTTAAGAAGAAGGTTCTTGACCAGAATAGTTGGTATTTCCTCGGTTGTCATAGAAGTTGGATTGAAATTGATTGGTTTTTGGGAGTAATGGGTAGTGATGAAATGATCTTCCTTTGTCAGATTCGAATTCTTGAGATTGGCTTCGTAGTCAAATAGCTTTTCAATTAATTCTTCAAAGGAGATTGGTGTCTCTTTTGCAAGTAAAGTAGCTTTGATTTCGTTATAGTTATTAGTGAGACTGTTGAGCGTGTCTACTACTATTTCTCCATTACTCAATTTGTGGCCAATCACAACAAGATCATCCATTACTCAATTTGTGGCCAATCACAACAAGATCATCAATGATATTTCTAACTGATTGCATGAAATCATAAATACTTTTACCTTCTTGACTAACTTTCGTGAGTGAATCAATAAGGCTTACCATTCgagtgtttgatttgttggcaTATATTGTTTTCAAAGTACTCCAGGCTTCCTTAGCTGTTTGGCATCATGAGACAAGTGGCCCTATAGGTCCTTGAACAATAATTTGGATGGCAAGGAGAAGTAAACGATTCTGACGGCTCCAAGCAATAGATTGAGTGTCATTGGCTAGTGGACATGGATGCGTTCTATCTACGTAGCCTATAAGATTATACCCTAGAAGTAAGTTTGTCATCTGAGAATTCCACATCGAGTAATTTGGCCCTTTAAGCTTTTGATGAATAAAGGTGACTGTGTTGAGTGAGATACCTTGAGAGACAAAAGAAGATAAGGAAGATTATTTGTTAGTTGACATAATCGTGACTTCGAGTGCTTCAACCATGGTTGATTGAGAGAGTTCAAGATAATGAGTGAGATGAAGACAAAGTAAAaaagatgaagacaagagaagggagtgctccgataccatattaaTGGTGTTACAATGAGAGATTAATGTTAGGTATGTACATCATTAATTGAGAGCATTATAATATAAATGCTTGATTGTTGACTTGTGTATATCTCGTGAAGTCCATGAGATAATTTAGGCATGAGATGAATCATGCGTGATTATTGAGGAGTAATTGTGGATGATGACTTATGCTTAATTGTTGGAGAGGATGTTGGTTTTGACTTGTCAGACGTGTGCTTAATTGTTGGATTGATTGTTGAAAATGACTTATCATGTGGATCCATCTAGTTTCCATTGCGTATTTGTTTACATTATTGGTATCGGAGGCAGCCTTTATGCTATGTTTAACACCCTGAAAATTTATCTAGTACGTTTATATATTCTTGTATATGTATAGAATTATTGGGACATGTTgcgcaagaaaaataaatttgtgtaTAAGAGTGAAACAAAATCTAGAGAGTGTTTTGTTACATGTGAGGAAAATGTGTAGTGTTAAAGAAAGATTAGGGGACATGTGTTATACTAAGGTGAATTTGATCAAGAGATATGGTAATTAATCGTGCCAAGTATTAAGAGGAGCTATCCTTATAGGGACAAGTGGTGATTTGGGGTAACTAAGtaagataaaaattaaaatgtatggTAGAAAATAAACCAAGTATGTAAAAATGTAATCATGAGGAAATGATATTTAATTAACACTTGTTAAGTTCATATTGAATGATTGAGACTTATATAAACAGAAGGAATAACAAGAATTCTCCACCAACAGAAAAAGGGTGAGTGGGACcataagaaaggaaaagaaagtgtggAAAGAAGTTATGGATTGTTCAAGGAGTAAGGAACCAATTAGCTTCAACCAATGTAAGGAGAATTTTGAtgttatttagtatttttatcaAACTAGGCACATAATATGTTTAGATTTTGCATGGTAAGAGGATATTCTCTATTACATGTTTAGATCAAGGAaatcatgtgtatatatatatatactaaaagAAGTAATTAATTAGGAACTGAAGACGTAGAGTCAAGCGTCGTGTACGACAAGAGGAAAAGAAAGTTTCCTATTCAAAGGTAACTGTTGACAAAGGTGAGGGTAGTCATTCATTGCTACAACATTAAAATGTTTTTAAGTAAATTACTTATTATTTGTTGTGGTTATGTGAGGGTAGTCGTTGctacaatattaaaaaaaatttaagtaaattatttatcatttgttgTGGTTATGTGAGGGTTGTCATGCTAATACATTCTAAATTTTTTATGAAATGTATTATCTTTGTGATAAATGTTTATTTGCTATGAAAATTCCTTTGTTCACCAAAGGAAATTATTTTTACGAAATTGCACATGTTTCTAGCAAAAAAACTCATATTTGATTGTGTTCTGAGTTCTCGTTTGAAGATTTGTCAATTTTAAGAAAAGTACCGAGATGCATGTTTGGCCTTATTAAGGTAAAATGgaaatttgattatttttacTATTGATAAGAACGGAATTTGATTTGTCAAGGTAAAGGACAAATGAAAATTGTCCATTGATTTTCGGAAAAGGAGTTTTAATACTTGACatgatatgaatttatttgtgatattaAATCCCCGTCGCTTATGAATTGCTGGTGATTTCAAACTCCCTACGCTGAATTCTTTGGTTACTTGAAAATTGATGGATATATTATGCATGACTGTGCACATGGCCGCCCCAACCCTGACCCGGTTCTGGGTTTTGCAAACTAGTCCCAACGTttgttggtatcgaagcttagGTTTATGATTTTAGACTTAGGCTTGAATCTCAGATGATTTTAGATTGGCGTGACATGAAAGAGTATATTAGAGAAGAGTATCTTCCCTACAATTATAAAGGACTGGTGTACAGGGAACTGCTCTCTTTTGAGCAAGGAGGCAAATCTATTCGAGAGTTCAACTCTAAATTCCATGAGTTGATTGTTAAATCAAGGATAGTGGAGGACCCTCAAAAATCTTTTGTCCAGTACAAGAAGGCACTGAGAGAAGATATTTGCAAAGAAATAGAAACCGCTAGGCTCGACAATGTGAGGGAAGCATTCCAACTCGCTTTGAAGGTGGAGACTCACCTGAAGAATCAAAATTCCAAGCGTTATCAATCAAGTGGTATAGACTATAGAAACTTAAGGGCACCAACCTATTCACCAGTCAGTTCAAATAATACAACAACTCGAGGTGACCAAGTGGTGCAGCGGGCCCCACCCCTGCAGCTCAATGGTTGACACTTCGGCGTTCCGCCTTAGTGTTAAAGGGAGCTGGGGTTCGACTCCCAGCTTCAACAACCTGCGGGCGCGTAAATGCCTCGTGATGGGTTGGGGTGCGTGGCCTGCAGGCCTGTTGTAGTTGGGCTAGGCCCTTAGGCTCATGGCCCATGCGTGGGATTCGACGAGCTCGGGGTTGACAGCCCACGCCCTCGAGAGGGAGGACCTCTGTGGGGTGGGGCCCGCTGCACCACCAAGTTAGTCCAATTGCGGCACCAACAACCCAATTAGGAAAGGAATCTGTTGGTCCGAAGTGTTATAAGTGCAGCACACTGGGTCATTACGCATATGTTTGTCCGAGTAGAGGAAGGAAGATCACATTAATATGCGATGGAGATGA is a genomic window containing:
- the LOC119993927 gene encoding trafficking protein particle complex subunit 11; the protein is MEEYPEEWRSPPVTLVALVGCPEHHHSITTHFASLQPPINTLALPDFSKINLLLSSSDNNNNNKESIPGGILKRDWLLKHRFKVPAVVAALFSYHQLSADPSQWLDVCSQIENLKSLLRPKNIKLLLLVVQSSKDDNSISEDRMIALQKRAELDPKHVLILSLDLDDSFQLQQSLDRVSTSFAELATAYYRDEGRRIKTRLEKKAFGSVEFNVRYCFKVAVYAEFGRDWVEAVRFYEEAYRILREMIGTSTRLPATQRLVEIKTVAELLHFKIATLMLHSGKVIEAVTWFRQHNTAYKRLVGAPEAIFLHWEWMSKQFLVFAELLETSSGAIQSSSTLVFGNADRPLTEWEFYPAYYYQLAAHYMKEKRLALELSITMSDFGDEADSSVDSVVPSVYIGQFARLLEHDNSIATQPLTDEEYIRYAVAEGKRFQDSFEIVALLKKSYELFSNLNAQRMASLCGLQMAREYFSVGNFCDAKQIFDTVATLYRKEGWVTFLWEVLGYLRECSRKQAAIKDFIEYSLEMAALPVASETSTQSFISKECGPAGPASLHQRESIHKEIFGLVTGEIGSAPIEEYDDLKLTGDNPIHLEIDLVSPLRLVLLASVAFHHQIIKPGVATSVTFSLLSQLPLDVEIDQIEVQFNQSNCNFIIINPQKPPLPALSKDQQGFRVEHAASLVLTTNKWLRLTYAVKSECSGKLECLSVTAKVGPHLTIGCRAESPASMDDLPLWKFEDRVDTFPTKDRALAFYGQKAAQVEEADPQVDLILGASGPALVGECFSVPVSVVSRGHAVHSGELKINLVDVRGGGLFSPRETEAASMDSHHVELLGISGSEGEDESQLGFDKIKKIQQSFGLVSVPSMKDGESWSCKLEIKWHRPKPVMLFVSLGYSPHTGELTSQKVHVHKNLQIEGKTPVLISQHFMHPFRQNPLLLSRINPGLDSDQLASLPLNETSILVVCAKNCCGVPLQIESMSIEKNDDGIEKSCSLQDGAQDWLPALLVPGEDFKKVFVLKPEVKSSKLRLGMVDLKWRRSSGLGGQSCSTAPEDSVVTKHELPDVNVELSPIIVSFECPPYAVLGDPFTYLIKIRNQTQLLQEVKFSLADTQSSVLSGSHNDTTFVLPKSERILSYKTVPLASGLQQLPKVSLTSVRYSAGFQPSDVSSTVFVFPSKPHFKIANPGEEKIKSQLAE